A window of the Desulfobacula toluolica Tol2 genome harbors these coding sequences:
- a CDS encoding hybrid sensor histidine kinase/response regulator: MENYIHDILKPDLLDQLPIPIAFHSLNFTIPWANKAYQKAIHLTNHKIKGQKCYMTWGQKKPCSLCPVKTSIEVGEPTGMELTSSGDNHWHGSRLFWMTKCLPVRDKTGNILGVFEISFEAANKNNTEMALRKSETILKEAQYLAKIGSWDLDLKTNCLTWSDEIFRIFEVDPAGFGASYEAFIDMVHPDDKTSVDVAYKASIKTRIPYSLCHRLLLRNGRIKYVHNRCKTYYAANGEPVRSIGTVQDITRRKQAELEYKNLQEQYMQAQKMESIARLASGVAHDFNNMLFVILGNMDMILDHMEISHPLHDALKDVKTAALRSAELVRHLLAFARRQTIIPQTLNLNDVIGNMIKMMKRLIGENIDLVWIPGAELGRIKMDPSQVDQVLANLCVNARDAISDIGKITIETHNATFTEAYCAEHLDFYPGSYVMLAVSDDGCGMNQETSTRIFEPFFTTKEEEKGTGLGLATVYGIVKQNGGFINVYTEPDNGTTFKLYFSVHESETKSNRIEPELHPPRGNGEKILLVEDETAFLKTGRKMLEAIGYQVLTVNSPMDALKLANNYSGSIDLLITDIVMPEMKGQDLAATLKTIWPGLKTLFISGYTADVILHHGGLDKGVAFLQKPFSKTELALKINNII; the protein is encoded by the coding sequence ATGGAAAATTATATTCATGATATATTGAAGCCCGATCTTTTGGATCAACTGCCGATACCTATTGCGTTTCACAGTCTGAATTTTACCATCCCATGGGCAAACAAAGCATATCAGAAGGCTATTCATCTAACCAATCATAAAATAAAGGGGCAAAAATGTTACATGACCTGGGGACAAAAAAAGCCCTGCAGTCTCTGCCCTGTAAAGACTTCCATTGAGGTCGGTGAACCCACCGGGATGGAATTGACATCTTCAGGTGATAATCATTGGCACGGAAGCAGGCTCTTCTGGATGACAAAATGTTTACCGGTAAGAGATAAAACGGGAAATATCCTTGGCGTGTTTGAAATTTCCTTTGAGGCCGCAAACAAAAACAACACAGAGATGGCCCTTCGAAAAAGCGAAACCATCCTTAAAGAGGCGCAGTATCTGGCGAAAATAGGCTCGTGGGACCTTGACCTGAAGACAAACTGCCTGACCTGGTCCGATGAAATATTTCGCATCTTTGAAGTTGACCCTGCCGGCTTTGGTGCTTCTTATGAAGCATTTATAGATATGGTCCATCCCGATGACAAAACATCGGTTGATGTTGCCTACAAGGCCTCTATCAAAACCAGGATTCCCTATTCCCTATGCCATCGCCTGTTATTGCGGAACGGGCGGATAAAGTATGTCCATAATCGGTGTAAGACCTATTATGCCGCTAATGGAGAACCCGTTCGCTCCATTGGGACGGTACAGGATATCACCCGGCGCAAACAAGCGGAACTGGAGTACAAAAATCTGCAGGAACAATATATGCAAGCCCAAAAAATGGAATCCATCGCAAGGCTTGCCAGTGGTGTTGCCCATGATTTCAATAATATGCTGTTCGTTATTCTGGGGAACATGGATATGATCCTTGATCACATGGAGATCTCCCATCCGCTCCACGATGCCCTGAAAGATGTGAAAACCGCAGCCCTGCGGTCAGCTGAGCTTGTTCGTCACCTGCTTGCCTTTGCTCGGCGTCAGACCATTATTCCCCAAACTCTGAACTTAAATGATGTGATTGGAAACATGATTAAAATGATGAAACGGCTGATTGGTGAAAATATTGATCTGGTCTGGATACCGGGGGCTGAGCTGGGACGGATTAAAATGGACCCATCCCAGGTCGATCAAGTATTGGCAAATCTATGTGTCAATGCCCGGGATGCCATCTCCGATATAGGCAAAATCACCATTGAGACTCACAATGCCACTTTCACCGAAGCCTATTGTGCGGAACACCTTGACTTTTATCCCGGATCATATGTCATGCTGGCCGTCAGCGATGATGGGTGTGGAATGAACCAGGAAACTTCCACCCGTATTTTTGAGCCGTTCTTTACGACCAAGGAAGAAGAAAAAGGAACCGGCTTAGGCCTTGCAACAGTTTACGGTATTGTTAAGCAGAATGGCGGATTTATTAATGTTTACACCGAGCCGGACAACGGCACGACTTTCAAACTTTACTTTTCAGTGCATGAATCCGAAACCAAGTCAAATAGAATTGAACCGGAACTGCATCCCCCACGCGGTAATGGAGAAAAAATTCTGCTTGTGGAAGATGAAACCGCTTTCCTCAAAACAGGCAGAAAAATGCTGGAGGCGATTGGATATCAGGTTTTGACCGTTAACAGTCCCATGGATGCACTTAAGCTGGCAAACAACTATTCAGGATCAATTGATCTGCTGATCACCGACATTGTGATGCCCGAGATGAAGGGTCAGGATCTGGCGGCCACCCTTAAAACCATATGGCCTGGTCTTAAAACACTTTTTATATCCGGGTACACCGCTGATGTCATTTTGCACCATGGGGGCCTTGACAAAGGCGTTGCATTCCTTCAAAAACCGTTCTCAAAAACAGAACTGGCCCTTAAGATAAATAATATCATTTGA
- a CDS encoding YajD family HNH nuclease, with product MSKDDNNIKRIISEVQTSRLEREKTYRERALKMYPWICAHCGREFEGKRLRELTVHHKDHNHDNNPPDGSNWELLCIYCHDNEHSRDQVADAYSDEPSDRSSEKGGTTNPFAGLGDLLKGKLD from the coding sequence ATGTCAAAAGATGATAACAATATCAAACGTATTATTTCAGAGGTTCAAACAAGCCGGCTTGAGCGTGAAAAAACCTATAGGGAGCGTGCGCTTAAAATGTACCCCTGGATCTGCGCTCATTGTGGTCGCGAGTTCGAAGGGAAACGCCTGAGGGAGCTGACCGTACACCATAAAGACCATAATCATGACAACAATCCTCCAGACGGCAGCAATTGGGAGCTGTTGTGCATTTACTGCCATGACAATGAACATTCCCGGGATCAGGTTGCCGATGCCTATTCAGACGAGCCGTCTGACAGGTCATCTGAAAAAGGGGGCACCACCAATCCGTTTGCCGGACTGGGAGATTTATTAAAAGGGAAACTTGATTAG
- the yjgA gene encoding ribosome biogenesis factor YjgA: MEKDIQDKSRTQIKKEAEKLQKLGEQLIKLPIRQLERMELPDDLRDALIEARSIKSKIAGRRQRQFIGTLMRDVDPEPIRHALMQTDANLPIESEIVKKTRMWLDRLLTDDPAVMEEFICACPGLDHQRLRQLMRNVKKEKTTGKSSKSLKALEQLIMKSMNGK; this comes from the coding sequence ATGGAAAAAGATATTCAAGACAAGAGTAGAACACAGATAAAAAAAGAGGCTGAAAAACTCCAGAAACTAGGAGAACAGCTCATCAAACTTCCTATACGGCAATTGGAACGCATGGAGCTTCCCGATGATCTGCGGGATGCACTGATAGAAGCCAGATCTATTAAATCGAAGATTGCAGGCAGAAGGCAGAGGCAATTTATCGGAACCTTGATGCGGGATGTGGACCCGGAACCAATCCGTCATGCATTGATGCAAACCGATGCCAACCTTCCCATTGAATCTGAAATTGTCAAAAAGACCCGGATGTGGCTGGACAGGCTATTAACGGATGACCCGGCTGTCATGGAAGAGTTTATTTGTGCCTGTCCTGGACTGGATCATCAGAGACTGAGGCAACTTATGAGAAATGTCAAAAAAGAGAAAACAACAGGTAAATCTTCCAAATCCTTAAAGGCATTAGAACAACTAATTATGAAGAGCATGAACGGCAAATAA